A stretch of the Psychroserpens sp. Hel_I_66 genome encodes the following:
- a CDS encoding rod shape-determining protein translates to MGFFDFLTEEIAIDLGTANTLIIHNDKVVVDSPSIVARDRISGKIIAVGKEANMMQGKTHENIKTIRPLKDGVIADFDASEQMISMFIKNIPALKKKLFTPALRMVVCIPSGITEVEMRAVKESCERVNGKEVYLIHEPMAAAIGIGIDIMQPKGNMIVDIGGGTTEIAVIALGGIVCDKSVKVAGDVFTNDIIYYMRTQHNLYVGDRTAEKIKIQIGAATEDLDMPPEEMSVQGRDLLTGKPKQVQISYREIAKALDKSILRIEDSVMETLSQTPPELAADIYNTGIYLAGGGSMLRGLDKRLSQKTDLPVYIAEDPLRAVVRGTGIALKNLGKFKSVLIK, encoded by the coding sequence TTTAGGAACCGCAAATACACTAATTATCCACAATGACAAGGTTGTTGTCGATAGTCCATCCATAGTTGCAAGAGATAGAATTTCTGGAAAAATAATTGCTGTTGGTAAAGAAGCCAACATGATGCAAGGTAAAACGCACGAAAACATAAAAACAATTAGACCTTTGAAAGATGGTGTGATTGCCGATTTTGATGCATCTGAGCAAATGATAAGCATGTTCATCAAGAACATTCCAGCATTAAAAAAGAAATTATTTACTCCAGCTTTACGAATGGTCGTTTGTATCCCCTCTGGGATTACAGAGGTAGAAATGCGAGCGGTAAAAGAATCTTGTGAGCGTGTTAACGGTAAAGAAGTATATTTAATTCACGAACCAATGGCAGCTGCAATTGGTATTGGTATTGACATTATGCAACCAAAGGGTAACATGATTGTTGATATTGGAGGTGGTACGACAGAAATTGCTGTGATTGCTCTTGGCGGAATTGTTTGTGACAAATCGGTTAAAGTTGCAGGTGACGTATTTACAAACGATATTATTTATTACATGCGCACACAACACAACTTGTATGTTGGTGATCGTACTGCGGAAAAGATAAAAATTCAAATTGGTGCTGCTACCGAAGATTTAGATATGCCACCAGAAGAAATGAGCGTTCAAGGACGTGATTTATTAACTGGAAAGCCTAAGCAGGTTCAAATCTCCTATCGTGAAATTGCAAAAGCACTCGACAAGTCTATTTTAAGAATTGAGGATTCTGTAATGGAAACCTTATCACAAACACCTCCAGAACTTGCTGCAGACATCTACAACACAGGCATATATCTAGCAGGTGGTGGATCTATGTTGAGAGGTTTGGACAAGCGTCTTTCACAAAAAACAGATTTACCGGTTTACATCGCCGAAGATCCTTTAAGAGCAGTTGTTAGAGGAACGGGAATTGCACTAAAAAATCTAGGAAAATTCAAAAGTGTATTGATAAAATAA
- the mreC gene encoding rod shape-determining protein MreC has translation MQQIINFVLRNKTSLLFLLLFAISLALTIQSHSYHKSKFINSSNFLTGGIYESASGISDYFDLKSQNEILIEENSRLRSKLLNDNDSLVSNSTFIDSVSYSSRYKIQSAKIINNNYASTKNYLTVNKGEKNGIKEDLGVITSKGIVGIIDNTSNGYARVLSVLNTKSRINAQLKASNHIGSLVWDGKTAATTVQLIDISKFAPVKEGDTIITGGQSTIFPKGIPIGTIESFVLDISGDTYTIQVNLFNDMTNLSHVYIIENLDSEEIKNLENPIDE, from the coding sequence ATGCAACAAATTATAAACTTTGTCCTTAGAAACAAGACGTCCCTTTTGTTTCTGTTGCTGTTTGCTATTTCATTAGCGCTAACGATACAATCACATTCTTACCATAAAAGCAAGTTTATAAACTCCTCTAATTTTTTAACTGGCGGAATATATGAAAGTGCCAGTGGGATTTCAGATTATTTTGATTTAAAAAGCCAGAATGAGATTCTTATTGAAGAAAATAGCAGACTACGTTCCAAGCTTTTAAATGACAATGATTCGTTAGTTTCAAATAGTACATTTATTGACAGTGTGTCTTACAGTAGTCGCTATAAAATACAATCAGCAAAAATAATCAATAACAATTACGCTTCTACCAAAAATTACCTCACAGTCAACAAAGGAGAGAAAAATGGAATAAAGGAAGATTTAGGCGTCATTACGTCTAAGGGTATTGTTGGTATTATTGATAACACTTCAAATGGTTATGCAAGAGTGCTTTCAGTATTGAACACAAAAAGCCGAATCAATGCGCAATTAAAGGCATCCAATCATATTGGATCGTTAGTCTGGGATGGTAAAACCGCTGCAACAACTGTTCAATTAATAGATATTTCAAAATTTGCTCCTGTAAAAGAAGGTGACACAATTATAACTGGTGGTCAATCAACGATATTTCCAAAAGGGATACCTATTGGCACTATTGAGTCTTTTGTTTTAGATATTAGTGGAGATACTTATACCATACAAGTGAATTTATTTAACGATATGACGAACCTTTCCCATGTGTACATCATTGAAAATTTAGATTCCGAAGAAATAAAAAATTTAGAAAACCCAATTGATGAATAG